GCGTACAAAAAACCTTTTGTTGTTATAGAAAAGGATAAGGAGCTACTTGAAAAGTATGAAGAAGATATTTTGTTCATGGAGGGAGACGCCAATGAGGACGAAGTATTGCTCGCCGCTGGTATTGATAGGGCCCAATATTTAATTGTTACCCTACCAGATGATGCGGCCAATCTTTTCGTTGTACTTTCAGCTAGGCAATTAAATTCCAAATTGTTCATCATTAGCAGGGCCTCACAGGTAACATCACAAAGAAAATTGCAGCTGGCCGGGGCGAACAAAGTTATAATGCCGGATAAGATAGGAGGAGATCATATGGCTTCCTTAGTGGTAATGCCCGATTTGATAACCTTTATGGACAAGCTTTCGGTAGAAGGGGAACATACAACAAATTTAGAAGAGGTTGCGATAGAGGATTTCTCAAATCAGGTTGACTGTAATTCGCTAAGAGATTTGGATTTACGTAGAAAAACGGGATGTACCATTATTGGTTATATTGCACCCGACGGGGAATACATTATCAATCCTGAAGCAGATTTACAATTACAGCCAAAAAGCAAGGTAATTGTATTGGGGCGACCCGAACAAATTAGAAAATTGAATGAAATGTTTCATATTGACTTAAGTTAATTCAACGTTATAATTTGAATGGGTTCTTTTTTTTTGTGATATTGCCATTCTAACTAACTAAAAAATCCAAAAGAGTATGAAGTATAGACTTCTGAGTTTTTGTTCGTTCATGTTACCATTTTTGTCAATGGCCCAAGAGGCAGGAGAAATGGGTATAGATGAAAAAATCGATAAAGTTTTCGGAAATCTGACAGGGTGGTTCGTAGACTTTATTTTTTATCAGATACCTTTTTCAGAGAACATAAAAATATATTGGGTATTGTTCCCCTTAATACTTGGGGCGGGGTTCTTTACCATCTATTTCCGTTTTATCAATTTCACAGGAGTATGGACGGCCTTAAAGGTTGTAATGGGCAAGTACGAGGATATTGAGAAATATGGAGCTAAGGAGCTCTACGGGGAAGAAGGTATTGCAGCCGGAGTGGATTTGAACAAGGTGGAAAGTCTTGACAAGCACCTGGCCGATAACAAGGATGAAATTGTTGTTGATGGAGATATTCTTGATACCATACGGGATGAAAGTTCCAATGGTGAGGTTTCTCATTTTCAGGCATTGACAGCGGCATTATCGGCAACGGTTGGCCTTGGAAATATTGCAGGAGTAGCGGTAGCGGTTTCCATAGGCGGTGCAGGGGCTACATTTTGGATGATAATCGCGGGACTCTTGGGAATGGCCTCCAAATTTGTGGAGTGTACGCTAGGGGTAAAATATAGGGATGTTGGAGAAAATGGTACCATTTTTGGTGGGCCTATGTACTATTTGAACAAAGGACTCAAGAATAAAAATTTAGGAAAAATATTGGCTGGGGCCTTTGCGGTAATGTGCATTGGAGGCTCATTTGGTGGAGGTAATATGTTCCAGGTGAACCAGGCCGTTCAACTTTTTGAAAATATGACCGGAGGTACGGAATCTTTCATCTTTGGTTATAGGTGGGTCTTTGGTGTGGTTATGGCCGTACTAGTTGGTATCGTTATTATTGGCGGTATTAAGTCTATAGCCAAGGTGACCGACAAGATTGTTCCTTTTATGGTAGTCATTTATGTAGGGGCGTCTTTATTTGTATTAATTGCAAAATTTGATATGATCGGTTGGGCCTTCAATGAGATAATTCAAGGTGCTTTCGCTCCAGTTGGCATCGTTGGTGGTGCAGTAGGGGTTATGATTCAAGGTTTTAGAAGGGCTGCATTTTCAAATGAGGCCGGTGTCGGTTCGGCTTCCATTGCGCATTCTGCCGTTAGAACCAAATATCCAGCATCCGAGGGATTGGTTGCTCTATTGGAGCCGTTTATTGATACGGTGGTGGTTTGTACAATGACCGCTTTGGTTTTAATTATTACGGGCAATGTTGACCCTGGCAATGCAGGTCTTAATGATGCAGATGCCATACTTTTGACATCCGGGGCTTTTGGTTCGGTAATCAGTTGGTTCCCTTATGTGCTAACAGTGGCCGTAGTGTTATTTGCCTTTAGTACCCAAATTTCTTGGTCCTATTATGGTTATCAAGCATGGGCCTATCTTTTTGGAAGGACCAAAAAAACGGAATATACCTATAAAATTATTTTCTGTCTTTTCGTGATAGTTGGGGCATCGGCTAGTATGAGTTCTGTAATCGGTTTTTCAGATGCTATGATTTTTGGTATGATGGTTCCCAATATGGTGGGTATTGTAATCTTGGCACCCAAGGTAAAAGCTGAATTGAAGAAATATATGAATGCCATAAAATTAAAGGTAAAGGCAGTTTCCGAATAGTTTTATCTGATGGCATTGAAAAAATCCCACTTTAAGTTCAATAAACAGGAACGGAGTGGGATTTTCTTTTTATTGTTGCTTATTGTTCTGGTCCAAATACTATTTTGTTTATATACCCAGTTTAAGGTCGATAGGAATGACCCTTTGATTCTTAATGATGAAGTCCAGTCAAAAATCGATTCATTAAAAGAACGGCAAGCACAAAAGGATTCCATAATAATCTATCCCTTCAACCCTAATTTCATTACAGATTATAAAGGTTATACGTTAGGAATGTCGTTGGATGAAATTGAACGTTTACACGAATTTAGGGAACAGGGGAAATTTGTGAATTCCGAGGAAGAATTTCAGCAAGTCACTGGAGTTTCGGATTCTTTGCTGAATAAAATATCCAAAAGCTTTAAGTTTCCGGAATGGACACAGAAGGTTAAAATAAGTGGATCAAGGAATAGGGTGCCAATTAGCTCACCCAAAAACGAACTTAAATCGGTTTCCATATTAGATATCAATAGGGTTACTGCCGAAGAGCTAAAATCAATAAATGGAATAGGGGACAAATTGTCTGAACGAAT
This window of the Maribacter cobaltidurans genome carries:
- a CDS encoding potassium channel family protein, with the protein product MVKLFRSKIYLALTLMVMVLLFGVLGYRFIADYAWIDAFYMTIITVTTVGFSEVRPMGVEGKIFTVILIVTSVFIVGFAISVITEYLLSRNNPQILKQKKVKNTVDKLSNHVVVCGFGRNGMQAAERLKAYKKPFVVIEKDKELLEKYEEDILFMEGDANEDEVLLAAGIDRAQYLIVTLPDDAANLFVVLSARQLNSKLFIISRASQVTSQRKLQLAGANKVIMPDKIGGDHMASLVVMPDLITFMDKLSVEGEHTTNLEEVAIEDFSNQVDCNSLRDLDLRRKTGCTIIGYIAPDGEYIINPEADLQLQPKSKVIVLGRPEQIRKLNEMFHIDLS
- a CDS encoding alanine/glycine:cation symporter family protein is translated as MKYRLLSFCSFMLPFLSMAQEAGEMGIDEKIDKVFGNLTGWFVDFIFYQIPFSENIKIYWVLFPLILGAGFFTIYFRFINFTGVWTALKVVMGKYEDIEKYGAKELYGEEGIAAGVDLNKVESLDKHLADNKDEIVVDGDILDTIRDESSNGEVSHFQALTAALSATVGLGNIAGVAVAVSIGGAGATFWMIIAGLLGMASKFVECTLGVKYRDVGENGTIFGGPMYYLNKGLKNKNLGKILAGAFAVMCIGGSFGGGNMFQVNQAVQLFENMTGGTESFIFGYRWVFGVVMAVLVGIVIIGGIKSIAKVTDKIVPFMVVIYVGASLFVLIAKFDMIGWAFNEIIQGAFAPVGIVGGAVGVMIQGFRRAAFSNEAGVGSASIAHSAVRTKYPASEGLVALLEPFIDTVVVCTMTALVLIITGNVDPGNAGLNDADAILLTSGAFGSVISWFPYVLTVAVVLFAFSTQISWSYYGYQAWAYLFGRTKKTEYTYKIIFCLFVIVGASASMSSVIGFSDAMIFGMMVPNMVGIVILAPKVKAELKKYMNAIKLKVKAVSE
- a CDS encoding ComEA family DNA-binding protein, with amino-acid sequence MALKKSHFKFNKQERSGIFFLLLLIVLVQILFCLYTQFKVDRNDPLILNDEVQSKIDSLKERQAQKDSIIIYPFNPNFITDYKGYTLGMSLDEIERLHEFREQGKFVNSEEEFQQVTGVSDSLLNKISKSFKFPEWTQKVKISGSRNRVPISSPKNELKSVSILDINRVTAEELKSINGIGDKLSERIVKFRDRLGGFLINDQLNDVYGLDPEVAQRVLQRYKVLKAPQIQKIDLETATVAELAKLVYIPRSVAENIVAYRELNGGIDSFDELLQIENFPADRIDRIPLYLSLKK